A window of Rhododendron vialii isolate Sample 1 chromosome 11a, ASM3025357v1 contains these coding sequences:
- the LOC131306407 gene encoding uncharacterized protein LOC131306407 — protein sequence MKKINLKLIINRSKNRALYAEVEENFVNLLYSFFSFPIGYIFKKFPYLSFKGCLGNLYKSVQDFDVNKFYKSEEMKSILLDPKLAPGTSYDNKLIGIEVGNLSWSTLSSLFKIECIHLSSESPPQEVKIGGRLVKGPSMFMVTDSLSIEPLSPISGISLINRLKVPLSDIQELEVNMGEEETLRLLVASLVSRSALTDAFVPKETKQET from the exons ATGAAAAAGATAAACTTGAAGCTTATCATAAACAGATCGAAGAATAGGGCGCTGTATGCAGAAGTTGAAGAGAATTTTGTGAATCTCCTATACAGTTTCTTCTCATTTCCAATTGGTTATATCTTTAAGAAATTTCCTTATTTGTCCTTCAAGGGATGCCTGGGCAATTTATACAAGAGTGTCCAAGATTTTGATGTCAACAAGTTCTACAAATCAGAGGAGATGAAGTCAATTCTACTCGATCCAAAACTAGCCCCTGGTACCTCATATGACAACAAACTAATTGGTATTGAAGTTGGAAACCTGTCATGGTCGACTCTTTCTTCCCTATTCAAAATTGAATGCATTCATTTGAGTTCAGAGTCCCCTCCGCAGGAAGTTAAAATTGGTGGCAGACTAGTGAAAGGACCGTCTATGTTCATGGTGACGGATAGTTTATCGATAGAACCTTTATCTCCTATCTCAGGCATATCTCTTATCAACCGATTAAAGGTACCTCTCAGCGACATTCAGGAATTGGAGGTGAATATGGGTGAGGAGGAG ACTTTGCGTCTCTTGGTGGCTTCGTTGGTGTCGAGATCTGCATTGACTGATGCTTTTGTGCCCAAGGAGACGAAGCAAGAAACCTGA
- the LOC131306405 gene encoding uncharacterized protein LOC131306405: MSLKILVEKEKNRIVFVEANKDFVDVLFSFLTIPIGTIFGLTREHSLEGEIGCLNNLYDSLEKLDEDFLSSEQKGMLLHLRCASDIYCRNLKVNLVECNKSKYYGCSSFWTCSFVSYNQNVSCRCGKALRHEVNLLNPVSHGGSGFIKPAVQFVITDDFQVLPMSTMAGLSQLGNFGAFDGSKTEVRMLNVGKDEVLKLLKCSLASMSPFSDSILEPPFSKTKPMINYGQCGRRMMNLSQRDADTGNKDEKINLKLIINRLNNRVLYAEVEENFVHLLCSFLSIPIGYIIKEFPYLSFNGNLGNLRKSVQDLDVNKFFKSSEMKAILLDPKLAPGTSYDKKLIGIEEAVNPSYSTLSSLFKITYSALSSESPLQEVKIGGELVKGPVMFMVTDSLSIAPLSLISCISLINRLKVPSSDIQELEVNMGEEETLRLLVASLVSRSALTDAFVRKETKQET; encoded by the exons ATGAGTTTGAAGATCCTTgtggagaaagagaaaaatcgaATTGTTTTTGTGGAGGCAAACAAGGATTTTGTGGATGTTCTATTCAGCTTCCTTACAATACCTATTGGAACAATTTTCGGACTCACTCGTGAGCACTCTTTGGAGGGGGAGATTGGCTGTTTAAACAACTTATATGACAGTTTGGAAAAGTTAGATGAGGACTTTCTATCAAGTGAGCAAAAAGGGATGCTTCTTCATCTGCGATGTGCAAGTGATATCTACTGTAGGAACCTAAAGGTAAATTTGGTTGAATGTAACAAAAGCAAGTATTATGGGTGTAGCAGCTTTTGGACTTGTAGTTTTGTGAGCTATAACCAAAATGTTTCTTGCCGGTGTGGAAAAGCCTTGCGCCACGAGGTAAATCTATTAAACCCAGTTTCCCATGGTGGAAGTGGATTTATAAAACCAGCTGTGCAGTTTGTGATAACCGATGACTTTCAAGTGTTGCCTATGTCTACCATGGCCGGCTTGTCTCAGCTTGGCAATTTTGGAGCATTTGATGGGAGCAAAACAGAAGTGAGAATGCTGAACGTAGGAAAGGATGAG GTTCTAAAATTGCTCAAGTGCTCATTAGCATCAATGTCGCCTTTTTCTGACTCCATATTGGAACCTCCCTTCAGTAAGACAAAGCCCATGATTAATTATGGACAGTGTGGACGGAGGATGATGAATCTATCTCAAAGAGACGCGGACACAGGAAATAAGGATGAAAAGATAAACTTAAAGCTTATCATAAACAGGTTGAACAATAGGGTGCTGTATGCAGAAGTTGAAGAGAATTTTGTGCATCTCCTATGCAGTTTCCTCTCAATTCCAATCGGCTATATCATTAAGGAATTTCCATATTTGTCCTTCAATGGAAACCTGGGCAATTTACGCAAGAGTGTCCAAGATTTAGATGTCAACAAGttcttcaaatcatcagagatGAAGGCAATTCTTCTCGATCCAAAACTAGCCCCTGGTACCTCttatgacaaaaaactaatTGGTATTGAAGAAGCTGTAAACCCGTCTTACTCGACTCTTTCTTCACTATTCAAAATCACATACTCTGCTTTGAGTTCAGAGTCCCCTCTGCAGGAAGTTAAAATTGGTGGCGAACTAGTGAAAGGACCGGTTATGTTCATGGTGACGGATAGTTTATCAATAGCACCTTTATCTCTGATCTCATGCATCTCTCTTATCAACAGATTAAAGGTACCTTCCAGCGACATTCAGGAATTGGAGGTGAATATGGGTGAGGAGGAG ACTTTGCGTCTCTTGGTGGCTTCGTTGGTGTCAAGATCTGCATTGACTGATGCTTTTGTGCGTAAGGAGACGAAGCAAGAAACCTGA